From one Thalassoroseus pseudoceratinae genomic stretch:
- a CDS encoding O-acetyl-ADP-ribose deacetylase, with translation MQVQFGSCRIELAQGDITAEEVDAIVNAANSALAGGGGVDGAIHRAGGPQIMEETDRDYPDGCSVGNAVATGAGKLSATYVFHAVGPIWSGGDSGEPDLLTSAYRSCLELATERECRSIAFPAISTGVYGYPMDLAAEHSLATVRDFLIDRQKPALVRFVLFGAGAYGAYARVLESMTS, from the coding sequence ATGCAAGTGCAGTTTGGTTCGTGTCGGATTGAACTTGCTCAGGGTGATATCACCGCTGAGGAAGTCGATGCCATTGTGAATGCCGCGAATTCGGCACTCGCGGGTGGCGGCGGTGTGGATGGTGCGATTCACCGAGCTGGTGGCCCACAAATTATGGAAGAAACGGACCGAGATTACCCCGATGGTTGCTCGGTTGGAAACGCGGTGGCGACCGGAGCGGGGAAACTCTCCGCGACCTATGTGTTTCACGCCGTTGGTCCGATCTGGAGTGGCGGTGACAGCGGTGAACCGGACCTGTTGACCTCCGCTTACCGATCATGCTTGGAATTGGCGACCGAACGGGAATGTCGCTCGATCGCCTTTCCGGCCATCAGCACGGGCGTCTATGGATACCCAATGGACCTTGCCGCCGAACATTCTCTCGCCACCGTGCGGGATTTTCTCATCGACCGTCAGAAACCGGCTCTCGTGCGGTTCGTCCTCTTCGGAGCCGGTGCCTACGGTGCCTACGCTCGGGTGTTGGAGTCGATGACCAGTTAA
- a CDS encoding alpha/beta fold hydrolase: MSDSPITETIDTFTASDGYPLRLRHWRPVTSPRGTVVCLHGIQSHAGWYTRSCSELANAGFEVRFLDRRGSGMNETERGHAVHAERLINDVSQFLTSIQCNNGPIFLTGISWGARLAAVVAKRRPDLLAGLTLLGPGIYGRVGPRWYQRMALRAAMAIGKTHHRVKIPLADPALFTNDLEWQEFIRTDAATLREITTSLVTAGIALERESQAAAEQICIPTLVMLAGTDRIIDNPQTQKWFKRLGTSETTLIEYPTAAHTLEFERECPFIADWQKWLATQVKHTDQK; the protein is encoded by the coding sequence GTGAGCGATTCTCCCATCACCGAAACCATCGACACCTTCACTGCTTCCGACGGTTATCCTTTGCGTCTGCGGCATTGGCGACCGGTCACGTCCCCGCGTGGAACCGTCGTGTGTTTGCACGGGATTCAAAGTCACGCCGGTTGGTACACGCGATCGTGTTCCGAACTGGCGAACGCTGGTTTCGAAGTGCGGTTTCTCGACCGACGCGGTTCGGGAATGAACGAGACCGAACGTGGTCACGCGGTGCACGCCGAACGATTGATCAATGATGTCTCGCAGTTTTTGACGTCAATCCAATGCAACAACGGCCCGATTTTTCTGACCGGCATCAGTTGGGGTGCGCGATTGGCAGCGGTGGTCGCAAAACGACGACCGGATTTGCTCGCGGGTCTCACTTTGCTCGGTCCCGGAATTTATGGGCGTGTCGGTCCGCGGTGGTATCAGCGGATGGCATTGAGAGCGGCAATGGCCATTGGCAAGACGCACCATCGGGTGAAGATTCCACTCGCGGATCCAGCGTTGTTCACGAACGATCTCGAATGGCAAGAATTCATCCGCACCGACGCGGCGACGTTACGAGAGATCACGACATCCCTGGTGACTGCCGGGATTGCTCTCGAACGGGAATCGCAAGCAGCGGCAGAACAAATTTGTATCCCGACACTGGTGATGCTTGCCGGTACCGATCGCATCATCGATAACCCACAAACCCAGAAGTGGTTCAAGCGGCTTGGGACGAGTGAGACAACGCTCATCGAATACCCCACCGCCGCTCACACGCTGGAATTCGAGCGCGAATGCCCATTCATCGCCGATTGGCAAAAGTGGCTCGCGACCCAGGTCAAACACACCGATCAGAAATGA
- a CDS encoding dioxygenase family protein: protein MTNRFQFHVSRRHFLGGLTALGATAWTVPGAFADELARTPRMTEGPFYPDKLPLDTDNDLIVLNDKLTPAVGEITHLSGRILGPSGEPLRNAVIEIWQVDHNGAYLHSGTSNADKRDKNFQGFGRFTTGSDGRYYFRTVKPVPYPGRTPHIHFLVRKGESRLLTSQFFVKGHAQNQRDGIYRSIDPKVKELVDVDFKPMKESRSGELLAQADIIVGLTPVEPERRGLRGRRPGGLRRPGSPPPRRPQN, encoded by the coding sequence ATGACAAATCGATTTCAGTTCCACGTCAGCCGACGACATTTCCTTGGTGGACTGACCGCTCTCGGGGCGACCGCCTGGACCGTGCCGGGCGCTTTCGCGGACGAGTTGGCACGCACACCTCGTATGACTGAAGGTCCATTCTATCCGGACAAGCTGCCACTCGATACTGATAACGATTTGATTGTCCTCAACGACAAACTGACTCCCGCAGTCGGAGAGATTACGCACCTCTCTGGACGGATTCTGGGGCCATCCGGTGAGCCGTTGCGAAACGCGGTGATCGAGATTTGGCAAGTCGATCACAACGGAGCGTACCTTCATTCCGGCACGAGCAACGCCGACAAACGGGACAAGAATTTCCAAGGGTTCGGACGGTTCACGACCGGCAGCGACGGTCGGTACTACTTCCGCACCGTCAAACCCGTACCGTATCCCGGACGCACGCCACACATTCACTTCCTGGTTCGCAAGGGCGAAAGTCGGCTGCTGACGAGTCAATTCTTTGTCAAAGGCCATGCACAGAATCAGCGGGACGGTATCTATCGCAGCATTGATCCGAAGGTGAAAGAACTCGTCGATGTCGATTTCAAACCGATGAAAGAAAGTCGGAGCGGTGAGCTGCTGGCTCAAGCCGATATCATTGTCGGTTTGACTCCCGTAGAACCCGAACGACGAGGACTGCGGGGACGCCGTCCCGGCGGATTGCGACGTCCCGGCAGTCCACCACCACGCCGACCGCAGAACTAG
- a CDS encoding YdjY domain-containing protein, protein MLKTHFAWMMLILISSTAPRIHAEETQRDAEPAKPVPLNKQKTVLLNRADKQIIVKTKVVLREGMLEMLLCKKQTKEHESILSVDADAYVIHSGLLALGAEAGKTVRYENEKFYPPTGEKLDIFAIWTDENDKIHRVNVKTWIRRAIYRFYVADLEALPKGVTLLKTSELRYDAKIKELYWYGPMTEEQRDEFLKMSDDKTFQAAIRRFFKESQPRQMDADWVFCGSGFYVVPDGPDKGKRIYQAESGDFICVANFATAMIDVGVESSASGSGNLLYEAWTERIPPKDTIVTLEIIPQGKSKKK, encoded by the coding sequence ATGTTGAAAACCCATTTTGCTTGGATGATGTTGATTCTGATTTCCTCAACGGCTCCCCGCATTCACGCTGAGGAAACCCAACGAGACGCGGAACCCGCGAAGCCGGTGCCGTTGAATAAGCAGAAGACGGTACTGCTCAACCGAGCCGACAAACAAATCATCGTGAAGACGAAAGTGGTTCTTCGGGAAGGGATGCTGGAAATGCTCCTGTGCAAGAAGCAAACCAAAGAGCACGAATCGATTCTATCCGTCGATGCCGACGCCTACGTTATCCATTCCGGTTTGTTGGCCCTCGGTGCGGAAGCCGGCAAAACGGTGCGGTACGAGAACGAAAAGTTCTATCCGCCGACCGGAGAGAAACTCGACATTTTCGCCATCTGGACGGACGAGAACGACAAAATTCATCGGGTGAATGTCAAAACTTGGATCCGACGGGCGATCTATCGGTTCTACGTTGCCGATTTGGAGGCGTTGCCCAAGGGTGTCACCCTGCTGAAAACCAGTGAGCTTCGGTACGACGCCAAGATTAAGGAACTCTATTGGTACGGTCCCATGACGGAAGAGCAACGGGACGAGTTTCTTAAGATGAGTGACGACAAAACATTTCAAGCCGCAATTCGGCGGTTCTTCAAGGAGAGCCAACCTCGCCAAATGGACGCCGACTGGGTCTTCTGCGGTAGCGGGTTCTATGTCGTGCCGGATGGACCAGACAAAGGCAAACGCATCTATCAAGCGGAGAGTGGTGATTTCATCTGTGTTGCCAACTTCGCGACCGCGATGATCGACGTCGGCGTGGAAAGCTCTGCCAGCGGTTCCGGTAACCTGCTCTACGAAGCTTGGACCGAACGCATCCCGCCAAAAGACACGATCGTCACTTTGGAGATCATTCCCCAGGGGAAGTCCAAAAAGAAGTAA
- a CDS encoding SDR family oxidoreductase, producing MASRRILITGANAGIGYETALGLARTGAEVIMLCRDQSRGEAARNRIRWESGSLSVELMLCDLASQSSIRKFAAEFQSRFESLDVLINNAAVLSQTRQLTDDGIELQWAVNHLAPFLLTHLLQSRLMAAESARVLNVSSGMHRRGKIDFDNLQGERNYHPRTIYAQTKLANVLFTVELAKRLEETGITCNALHPGTIATGLYQQFLGLPKMLSFVSRWYGKSPRTGAETSIYLATSEEVAGQTGLYFRNRRPAPMNPVANDCELRSRLWELSAEMTELAAV from the coding sequence ATGGCGAGCCGTCGAATTCTCATTACGGGGGCCAACGCGGGAATCGGCTACGAGACGGCTCTCGGGTTGGCACGCACCGGTGCGGAAGTCATCATGCTTTGCCGCGACCAATCCCGTGGCGAAGCCGCTCGCAATCGGATTCGCTGGGAGAGCGGCAGCCTATCCGTGGAACTCATGCTCTGCGATTTGGCGTCGCAATCTTCGATCCGAAAATTCGCAGCTGAGTTTCAGTCACGATTCGAGTCGCTGGATGTGCTCATCAACAACGCCGCCGTCTTGTCGCAAACTCGACAGCTCACGGACGATGGCATCGAATTGCAATGGGCGGTGAACCATCTTGCGCCGTTTCTGCTGACCCATTTGTTGCAAAGCAGGTTGATGGCCGCCGAATCCGCTCGCGTTTTGAATGTCTCCTCGGGAATGCATCGTCGAGGGAAAATCGACTTCGACAATCTGCAAGGCGAACGAAACTACCACCCCCGCACGATCTACGCACAAACGAAGTTGGCAAACGTGTTATTCACCGTGGAGTTAGCCAAACGGTTGGAAGAAACCGGCATCACGTGCAACGCACTCCATCCGGGAACCATCGCCACGGGACTGTATCAACAGTTTCTCGGTTTGCCGAAGATGTTGAGTTTTGTTTCCCGCTGGTATGGAAAAAGTCCGCGAACCGGTGCGGAGACTTCGATCTATCTCGCCACATCCGAAGAAGTCGCCGGGCAAACCGGATTGTACTTTCGGAACCGTCGTCCGGCTCCAATGAATCCAGTGGCGAATGATTGTGAGTTGCGGTCGCGACTATGGGAACTGAGTGCCGAAATGACCGAGCTAGCCGCAGTCTAA
- a CDS encoding homoserine dehydrogenase: MTNPISVAIVGLGTVGTGVAKLLLQHADRLKTRSGRDIQLRRAVCRDLSKPREIELPDGVLTDNWRTVLEDDDVSVVVQLVGGTTTAREMMIAFLKAGKNVVTANKALLCEHGEELFQLAREHDCTIAFEAAVAGGIPIIAAIGQSMTANQIRSIEAILNGTSNYILTEMLSQGRTYEDALKQAQELGYAEADPTMDVDGTDAAQKLTILARLAFGTTVSLDEFPRQGIDSVALADLQYAAELGYRIKLLGVAKVVDGHLEMHVQPTLVKQDRPVAQADGAFNIIAVDGDAVGRTWYTGPGAGQMPTASAVVADLVDTVAGRTRLTFPLLDLWGERTPLPVQAPDEITSRYFLRFSMEDRPHVFAEIADILGRNGISLASIMQHEASESKTQAGSRPMVPVVVMTHRTTRGRMQAAEREFQQLNTLQPPWILLPVAD; the protein is encoded by the coding sequence ATGACCAATCCCATCTCCGTTGCAATCGTCGGCCTGGGAACCGTTGGAACCGGCGTGGCGAAACTGTTGCTTCAACATGCCGACCGTTTGAAAACGCGGTCCGGGCGGGATATCCAACTTCGTCGGGCCGTCTGCCGGGATTTATCCAAACCCCGTGAGATTGAGCTTCCCGATGGCGTACTGACCGACAATTGGCGGACCGTGCTCGAAGATGACGACGTTTCAGTCGTGGTGCAACTCGTGGGCGGGACCACGACCGCTCGGGAAATGATGATCGCATTCCTAAAAGCCGGAAAGAATGTGGTCACTGCGAACAAAGCGTTACTATGTGAGCATGGCGAGGAATTGTTCCAGCTCGCTCGAGAACACGATTGCACGATCGCGTTTGAAGCGGCGGTTGCCGGTGGAATTCCGATCATCGCCGCGATTGGGCAGTCGATGACGGCGAACCAGATTCGCTCGATCGAGGCGATTCTCAACGGCACGAGCAACTACATTCTGACGGAAATGCTTTCGCAGGGACGAACTTACGAAGACGCATTGAAACAGGCTCAGGAACTCGGTTACGCCGAGGCCGACCCCACAATGGATGTCGATGGCACCGATGCCGCTCAGAAACTGACAATCCTGGCTCGATTGGCATTTGGAACAACGGTGTCGCTTGATGAGTTCCCCCGACAGGGGATCGATTCGGTGGCGCTTGCGGATTTGCAATATGCGGCGGAGTTAGGGTACCGCATCAAGTTACTTGGTGTGGCCAAGGTGGTGGACGGGCACTTGGAAATGCACGTTCAACCGACGCTCGTCAAGCAGGATCGACCGGTCGCCCAAGCCGACGGGGCGTTCAACATCATCGCGGTCGATGGCGATGCGGTCGGGCGAACTTGGTACACCGGTCCGGGAGCCGGTCAGATGCCGACGGCCTCCGCTGTTGTGGCGGACTTGGTCGACACCGTCGCCGGTCGCACGCGACTGACATTCCCATTGCTCGACCTGTGGGGCGAACGAACACCGTTACCGGTGCAGGCTCCGGACGAAATCACGAGCCGGTATTTCTTGCGGTTTAGCATGGAAGACCGTCCGCACGTGTTCGCGGAGATTGCGGATATTTTGGGTCGCAACGGCATCAGCTTGGCGTCGATCATGCAACACGAAGCATCGGAGTCCAAGACGCAAGCCGGATCACGACCGATGGTGCCAGTCGTGGTGATGACGCATCGCACTACACGTGGACGCATGCAAGCTGCCGAACGGGAATTTCAACAATTGAACACGTTGCAACCGCCATGGATTCTGTTGCCGGTCGCTGATTGA
- a CDS encoding menaquinone biosynthetic enzyme MqnA/MqnD family protein: MSYLNSKPLIEDLEHLASSADLTLDYPSRLADDLAAGELDVALIPSFEFLRQSDYKIVSDACVATHGAVMSVKLYTRTPWSEIRRLALDEGSRTSAALAQILLAERFGVHPELMPLPIGESAETSPADAVLMIGDRAMHPPQESFHDSWDLGEEWLRWTGLPFVFALWAARKDTQLDQVELALTQSRDRGVSRLPEIAQREADKLGLTEDVATRYLQENLYFQLGSAERSGLRLFQQLAIQNQFLTADTEIVFHNCRPSNSRSHHEHSHSDRPSADTQRQRTEIASR, from the coding sequence GTGAGTTATCTGAACTCGAAGCCTCTGATTGAAGACCTCGAACATTTGGCTTCGTCCGCCGATTTGACGCTGGACTACCCCAGCCGTCTCGCGGACGATTTGGCCGCTGGTGAACTCGACGTCGCATTGATTCCCTCCTTCGAATTTCTGCGTCAATCGGACTACAAAATCGTTTCCGATGCGTGCGTTGCCACCCATGGGGCGGTGATGAGCGTCAAACTCTACACGCGAACACCGTGGAGCGAAATTCGTCGGCTTGCTCTCGATGAAGGTTCCCGCACGAGTGCGGCTTTGGCCCAAATTTTACTCGCGGAACGATTTGGCGTGCATCCCGAATTGATGCCGCTCCCGATCGGTGAATCGGCCGAAACCAGCCCGGCCGACGCTGTTCTAATGATCGGTGATCGGGCCATGCACCCGCCGCAAGAATCCTTCCACGATTCCTGGGATCTCGGTGAGGAATGGCTGCGTTGGACGGGCTTGCCCTTCGTCTTCGCGTTGTGGGCTGCTCGAAAAGACACTCAGCTTGACCAAGTCGAACTGGCATTGACCCAATCCCGTGATCGCGGCGTCAGCCGACTGCCGGAAATCGCCCAACGCGAAGCCGACAAGTTGGGTCTGACTGAAGACGTCGCGACCCGTTATTTGCAGGAAAATTTGTACTTCCAACTCGGTTCCGCCGAACGCAGCGGACTGCGGTTGTTCCAACAACTCGCGATCCAAAATCAATTCCTCACTGCCGACACCGAAATTGTTTTCCACAACTGTCGACCTTCCAACTCGCGAAGCCATCATGAGCACTCTCACAGCGACCGCCCCTCCGCCGACACTCAACGCCAGCGAACTGAAATCGCTTCTCGATAA
- the mqnC gene encoding cyclic dehypoxanthinyl futalosine synthase: MSTLTATAPPPTLNASELKSLLDKTVAGERLSTESALALLHSHDVISIGEAAHAVTERMHPERIRTYNIDRNINYSNACTAVCDFCAFYRPVGHEEAYVLSEEVLFQKIQETVDLGGDQVLMQGGLHPTLPLEWYENLLRSIKERFPQVNLHAFSPPEIHHFMKLSKLPLETVLQRLKDAGLGSIPGGGGEILVDRVRKAVTRGKALTEDWLNVNRVWHQLGGKSTATMMFGHVETLAERIEHLDRIRELQDETGGFTAFICWTHQPPHVAPWFGRDAENGRKGGTDMSQLPPAGAFEYLKTQAIARLFLDNVPNIQSSWVTQGEKIGQVALFFGANDMGSLMIEENVVSEAGTVHHLSVESLRRCIREAGYIPRQRNVFYELIEESETSAP, encoded by the coding sequence ATGAGCACTCTCACAGCGACCGCCCCTCCGCCGACACTCAACGCCAGCGAACTGAAATCGCTTCTCGATAAAACGGTTGCCGGGGAGCGGTTGTCGACGGAATCGGCCTTGGCTCTACTGCATTCGCACGATGTGATCAGCATCGGGGAAGCCGCCCATGCGGTCACCGAGCGAATGCACCCGGAGCGAATCCGTACCTACAACATTGATCGCAACATCAACTACAGCAACGCCTGCACAGCGGTGTGCGATTTCTGTGCGTTTTACCGTCCCGTCGGGCACGAGGAAGCGTACGTACTGTCCGAGGAGGTGTTGTTCCAAAAGATTCAGGAAACCGTGGACCTCGGTGGCGATCAAGTCCTGATGCAAGGCGGACTGCACCCAACATTGCCATTGGAGTGGTACGAAAACCTGTTGCGGTCGATCAAAGAACGCTTTCCGCAAGTGAATCTTCATGCATTCAGCCCACCGGAGATTCATCACTTTATGAAACTCTCCAAACTTCCGTTGGAAACCGTGCTACAACGGCTCAAAGACGCCGGACTGGGCAGCATTCCCGGTGGTGGGGGCGAGATTCTTGTCGACCGCGTTCGCAAAGCTGTCACACGAGGAAAGGCGTTGACCGAAGACTGGTTGAACGTTAACCGCGTTTGGCATCAACTCGGTGGGAAATCAACGGCCACGATGATGTTCGGACACGTCGAAACGCTTGCCGAACGCATCGAACACCTGGACCGAATCCGTGAATTGCAGGACGAGACTGGTGGTTTCACAGCGTTCATTTGCTGGACGCATCAGCCGCCGCACGTGGCTCCGTGGTTTGGTCGTGATGCGGAAAACGGCCGCAAAGGTGGCACGGATATGTCACAACTTCCGCCCGCCGGCGCGTTCGAGTACTTGAAAACCCAGGCTATCGCTCGGTTGTTTCTCGATAACGTGCCGAACATTCAATCCTCATGGGTCACACAGGGCGAGAAAATCGGTCAGGTTGCGTTGTTCTTCGGAGCCAACGACATGGGCAGCTTGATGATCGAGGAGAACGTCGTCAGTGAAGCCGGCACGGTGCATCACTTGTCGGTTGAATCGTTGCGACGATGTATCCGAGAAGCCGGCTACATCCCTCGCCAACGCAACGTATTCTACGAACTGATCGAAGAATCGGAAACTTCGGCCCCCTGA